In Pseudorca crassidens isolate mPseCra1 chromosome 16, mPseCra1.hap1, whole genome shotgun sequence, one DNA window encodes the following:
- the RBP4 gene encoding retinol-binding protein 4 isoform X2, giving the protein MEWVWALVLLAALGSVRAERDCRVSSFRVKENFDKDRFSGTWYAMAKKDPKGLFLQDNIVAQFMNENGHMTATAKGRVRLFNWDLCADMLGTFTDTEDPAKFKMKYWGVASFLQKGNDDHWIIDTDYDTYAVQYSCRLLNLDGTCADSYSFVFARDLNGFSPEVQRIVRQRQEELCLARQYRLIAHNGYCDGESE; this is encoded by the exons ATGGAGTGGGTGTGGGCGCTGGTGCTACTGGCGGCGCTGGGCAGCGTCCGGGCGGAGCGCGACTGCCGGGTGAGCAGCTTCCGAGTCAAAGAGAACTTCGACAAGGATCGC TTCTCCGGCACCTGGTATGCCATGGCCAAGAAGGACCCCAAGGGCCTCTTTCTGCAGGACAACATCGTCGCCCAGTTCATGAACGAGAATGGCCACATGACAGCCACGGCCAAGGGCCGAGTCCGTCTCTTTAA CTGGGACCTGTGCGCAGACATGCTGGGCACCTTCACAGACACCGAGGACCCTGCCAAGTTCAAGATGAAGTACTGGGGCGTAGCGTCCTTTCTCCAGAAAGGAA ACGATGACCACTGGATCATTGACACGGACTATGACACCTATGCTGTGCAGTACTCCTGCCGCCTCCTGAACCTCGATGGTACCTGCGCTGACAGCTACTCCTTCGTGTTCGCCCGTGACCTGAACGGCTTTTCCCCGGAGGTGCAGAGAATCgtgaggcagaggcaggaggagcTGTGCCTGGCCAGGCAGTACCGGCTGATCGCTCACAATG GTTACTGTGATGGCGAATcagaatga
- the RBP4 gene encoding retinol-binding protein 4 isoform X1 — protein MEWVWALVLLAALGSVRAERDCRVSSFRVKENFDKDRFSGTWYAMAKKDPKGLFLQDNIVAQFMNENGHMTATAKGRVRLFNSWDLCADMLGTFTDTEDPAKFKMKYWGVASFLQKGNDDHWIIDTDYDTYAVQYSCRLLNLDGTCADSYSFVFARDLNGFSPEVQRIVRQRQEELCLARQYRLIAHNGYCDGESE, from the exons ATGGAGTGGGTGTGGGCGCTGGTGCTACTGGCGGCGCTGGGCAGCGTCCGGGCGGAGCGCGACTGCCGGGTGAGCAGCTTCCGAGTCAAAGAGAACTTCGACAAGGATCGC TTCTCCGGCACCTGGTATGCCATGGCCAAGAAGGACCCCAAGGGCCTCTTTCTGCAGGACAACATCGTCGCCCAGTTCATGAACGAGAATGGCCACATGACAGCCACGGCCAAGGGCCGAGTCCGTCTCTTTAA TAGCTGGGACCTGTGCGCAGACATGCTGGGCACCTTCACAGACACCGAGGACCCTGCCAAGTTCAAGATGAAGTACTGGGGCGTAGCGTCCTTTCTCCAGAAAGGAA ACGATGACCACTGGATCATTGACACGGACTATGACACCTATGCTGTGCAGTACTCCTGCCGCCTCCTGAACCTCGATGGTACCTGCGCTGACAGCTACTCCTTCGTGTTCGCCCGTGACCTGAACGGCTTTTCCCCGGAGGTGCAGAGAATCgtgaggcagaggcaggaggagcTGTGCCTGGCCAGGCAGTACCGGCTGATCGCTCACAATG GTTACTGTGATGGCGAATcagaatga